A window from Neoarius graeffei isolate fNeoGra1 chromosome 14, fNeoGra1.pri, whole genome shotgun sequence encodes these proteins:
- the noxo1b gene encoding NADPH oxidase organizer 1b: MGDPRYPMHVRILGIICKGNSKLYMASVLWSDQTDVVVYRSFRDFKQLHKQLKKKFPLENPFRPQDRVLPRFGGLVMKLNLQIKIPARCVYRVKALERYCTALLRCEPSVSQSSDLIHFFIPKEEELHPEFTQNSILIFRPEDALDGQPSVDLSSKRFSVGNVSQPCITKLYRCLASYATKDTKNRSFSVTVDDTLEVLIKDPAGWWLVENEEKRLAWFPAPYLQLCEDEDDDELDSAGGKTLYCAIRTYNSTMKDELSVNIGAVVEVIQKSDNGWWLARYNGKAGYVPSIYLQPYSNPMFSMQKKLHSSNLNLSTLSTVLSHPTKKSQFHKSHSMEVLSEPPSHSTPVQRNEFDRCESSFSGDTDFCSSSSVYQGLSLDSSEGEENPRQSEDDAGSPDSALCIELQSPTNSETSSPCKQYPQVPPRPQPQEILTRCTTYTRKAALETQARLLSDREVLES; the protein is encoded by the exons ATGGGTGATCCTCGCTATCCTATGCACGTCCGGATACTCGGTATAATATGCAAAGGCAACAGCAAA TTATATATGGCGTCTGTGCTGTGGTCGGATCAGACCGATGTGGTTGTGTACAGGTCCTTCCGAGACTTCAAACAACTTCAC AAGCAGCTAAAGAAGAAATTTCCACTGGAGAACCCGTTTCGCCCCCAGGACCGGGTGCTGCCCAGATTCGGAG GTTTAGTGATGAAGCTGAATCTCCAGATTAAGATTCCGGCTCGGTGTGTATATCGAGTCAAGGCTCTGGAGCGCTACTGCACTGCGCTGCTGCGCTGCGAACCCAGCGTCTCTCAGTCCTCCGACCTCATTCACTTCTTTATTCCCAAGGAAGAAGAGCTGCATCCTGAGTTTACACAGAACAG catatTGATTTTTCGACCAGAAGATGCCCTTGATGGTCAGCCAAGCGTCGACCTGAGCAGTAAACGCTTCAGTGTTGGGAACGTGTCCCAGCCATGTATCACCAAACTGTATCGGTGTTTAGCGTCATATGCGACTAAGGATACCAAGAACAGATCATTTAGTGTGACTGTGGATGACACACTGGAAGTACTCATTAAAGATCCAGCTG GATGGTGGCTGGTAGAGAATGAAGAGAAGCGGTTAGCCTGGTTCCCTGCTCCCTACTTACAGTTGTGtgaggatgaagatgatgatgagctTGACAGTGCAGGTGGTAAAA CTCTCTACTGTGCTATAAGGACCTACAACTCAACCATGAAGGATGAGCTATCGGTGAACATCGGAGCCGTGGTCGAGGTTATTCAGAAGTCTGACAATGGCTGGTGGCTCGCTAG ATATAATGGAAAGGCAGGTTATGTGCCATCTATATACCTGCAGCCATACTCCAACCCTATGTTTAGTATGCAGAAAAAGTTGCACAGCTCCAACTTAAATCTGTCCACTCTATCAACTGTTCTGTCTCACCCCACCAAGAAGTCTCAATTCCACAAGTCCCACTCTATGGAGGTGTTATCTGAGCCTCCAAGCCACAGTACTCCAGTCCAACGCAATGAATTTGACAGGTGCGAGAGCAGCTTCAGTGGTGACACCGACTTCTGCTCCAGCTCCTCTGTTTATCAGGGCCTAAGCCTGGATAGCTCTGAGGGGGAAGAGAACCCAAGACAGTCAGAGGATGATGCAGGCAGTCCTGACAGTGCTTTGTGTATAGAGCTTCAAAGCCCCACCAATTCAGAAACCAGCAGCCCTTGCAAACAGTACCCACAGGTCCCCCCTCGTCCACAACCCCAAGAGATCCTCACCCGCTGTACCACCTACACCCGCAAAGCAGCCCTGGAAACCCAAGCTCGCCTGTTGAGTGATAGAGAGGTTTTGGAATCCTGA